The Faecalibacterium prausnitzii genome includes a window with the following:
- a CDS encoding response regulator → MPDEKHEPNRNGHFRQKLLSAAAILLLVLLAARFSIQYLSFVSQTIYQESTSHLEEVLHKSNNMLKEMVRKNVSYLHLYNCFLESTSDADAIQAYIEKAQQDIGFVGFYFLSYDGNYMTVNGETGYLGLQTNLDERLADGEDIVMNTALPGKAQMLVFICPETQGSYRGFAYDAVAISYYNDAVLKLLDSSAFQGNASNYVIYSDGRVVIDNSVNRKKTIYNFIAMLRDYSDLSEEEILTLSDDFAQGRSGNRKVTLGDTRYYLVYEGTAVQSWTMLGLVPVNIVNANLDKLWFRTAQIVTGIAAGLAAAIILLILRRNRTTLHQKNTEILYRDELFQKLSLNVDDVFLMLDAETSKVDYVSPNIERLLGIPWKEVRQDVHVLAELYPKDSPSHGKNFLEGLRSGEQREWDFEYEHLETKERRWFHNIAMGSEVEGRTKYILVLSDRTADKQANQALSEAVAAAETANRAKSTFLSNMSHDIRTPMNAIIGFTTLAVSNIDDKERVKDYLTKTLASSNHLLSLINDVLDMSRIESGKIHLEETEVNLSDVLHDLKTIVSGQIHAKQLDLYMDAMDVTDEDVYCDKTRLNQVLLNLLSNAIKFTPAGGMVSVRVRQLAGPMHGCGQYEFRIKDNGIGMSPEFAQKIFEPFERERTSTVSKIQGTGLGMAITKNIVDMMGGTIEVQTEQGKGTEFIIRVPLRAQAEHRPVEKITELEGLKALVVDDDFNTCDSVTKMLVKVGMRSEWTLSGKEAVLRARQSIEMSDAYHAYIIDWRLPDMNGIEVTRQIRSLNDDTPIIILTAYDWSDIEVEAKAAGVTAFCSKPMFLSDLRETLMSALGQKRTDAAQELLPEKQENFKGRTILLVEDNELNREIALEILREYGFQVDTAENGAVAVEKVRTSAPGRYDLVLMDVQMPVMDGYTATRQIRALEDPALAGIPILAMTANAFDEDRRNALASGMNGFLSKPIIVGDLVQELRKIL, encoded by the coding sequence ATGCCAGACGAAAAGCACGAACCCAACCGAAACGGCCATTTCCGGCAAAAATTGCTCTCTGCTGCTGCCATCCTTCTTCTGGTCTTGCTGGCAGCCAGATTCAGCATTCAGTATCTCTCGTTCGTGTCGCAGACCATCTATCAGGAAAGCACCTCGCATCTGGAAGAAGTGCTGCACAAATCCAACAATATGCTGAAAGAGATGGTGCGCAAGAACGTGAGCTATCTGCACCTGTACAACTGCTTTCTGGAAAGCACCTCGGACGCGGACGCCATTCAGGCGTATATCGAGAAAGCGCAGCAGGACATCGGATTTGTCGGCTTCTACTTTCTTTCCTATGACGGAAACTACATGACCGTGAACGGGGAAACAGGCTACCTTGGCTTGCAGACCAATCTGGACGAAAGGCTCGCCGATGGCGAGGATATCGTGATGAACACAGCACTGCCCGGCAAGGCACAGATGCTTGTGTTCATCTGCCCCGAAACACAGGGCAGCTACCGGGGCTTTGCCTACGATGCCGTTGCCATCTCTTATTATAATGATGCGGTGCTGAAGCTGCTGGACAGCTCTGCGTTTCAGGGCAACGCCAGCAACTATGTGATCTACTCGGATGGACGGGTCGTCATCGACAATTCCGTAAACCGCAAGAAAACGATCTACAACTTCATTGCGATGCTGCGCGACTATTCCGACCTTTCCGAGGAGGAGATCCTTACGCTTTCGGATGATTTTGCGCAGGGCCGCAGCGGAAACCGGAAGGTAACGCTGGGCGACACCCGTTATTATCTGGTCTACGAGGGCACGGCGGTGCAGAGCTGGACGATGCTGGGGCTTGTGCCGGTCAACATCGTCAATGCCAATCTGGACAAGCTGTGGTTCCGCACGGCGCAGATCGTAACGGGCATCGCCGCCGGTCTTGCCGCCGCCATCATCCTGCTCATCCTGCGCCGGAACCGCACCACCCTGCACCAGAAAAATACCGAGATCCTGTACCGTGACGAGCTGTTCCAGAAGCTCTCGCTGAACGTGGACGACGTGTTCCTGATGCTGGACGCAGAGACCTCCAAGGTGGATTACGTCAGCCCGAACATCGAGCGCCTGCTGGGCATCCCGTGGAAAGAAGTCCGCCAGGATGTCCATGTTCTGGCAGAGCTGTACCCGAAAGACTCCCCGTCGCACGGCAAAAACTTCCTGGAAGGGCTTCGCAGCGGGGAACAGCGCGAATGGGACTTCGAGTACGAACATCTGGAGACCAAGGAGCGCCGCTGGTTCCATAACATCGCCATGGGCAGCGAGGTAGAGGGCCGAACGAAGTACATCCTGGTGCTGTCAGACCGCACCGCCGACAAACAGGCGAATCAGGCCCTCTCGGAGGCCGTTGCGGCCGCCGAGACCGCCAACCGTGCCAAGAGCACCTTCCTTTCCAATATGTCCCATGATATCCGCACCCCCATGAATGCCATCATCGGCTTCACCACACTGGCGGTCAGCAACATCGACGACAAGGAGCGGGTGAAGGATTACCTCACCAAGACCCTCGCTTCCAGCAACCACCTGCTCTCCCTCATCAACGATGTGCTGGATATGAGCCGCATCGAAAGCGGAAAGATCCATCTGGAAGAGACCGAGGTCAACCTCTCGGATGTGCTGCACGACCTGAAGACCATCGTCAGCGGGCAGATCCACGCAAAGCAGCTGGATCTGTATATGGACGCCATGGATGTGACCGACGAGGACGTCTACTGTGACAAGACCCGGCTGAACCAGGTGCTGCTGAACCTGCTGTCCAACGCCATCAAGTTCACCCCGGCGGGCGGCATGGTCTCGGTGCGGGTGCGGCAGCTTGCGGGCCCGATGCACGGCTGCGGGCAGTATGAGTTCCGCATCAAGGACAACGGCATCGGCATGAGCCCGGAGTTTGCCCAAAAGATCTTTGAACCCTTTGAGCGGGAGCGCACCTCCACGGTCAGCAAGATCCAGGGCACCGGCCTTGGCATGGCCATCACCAAAAACATCGTGGATATGATGGGCGGCACCATTGAGGTGCAGACAGAGCAGGGCAAGGGCACCGAGTTCATCATCCGTGTGCCGCTGCGCGCACAGGCGGAACACCGCCCGGTGGAAAAGATCACCGAGCTGGAAGGCCTGAAGGCGCTGGTGGTGGACGACGATTTCAACACCTGCGACAGCGTGACCAAGATGCTGGTCAAGGTGGGGATGCGCTCGGAGTGGACCCTCTCCGGCAAGGAGGCCGTGCTGCGCGCACGGCAGTCCATTGAGATGAGCGATGCCTACCATGCCTATATCATCGACTGGCGTCTGCCGGATATGAACGGCATCGAAGTCACCCGCCAGATCCGCAGCCTGAACGACGACACCCCCATCATCATCCTGACCGCCTACGACTGGTCTGACATCGAGGTGGAGGCAAAGGCCGCCGGTGTGACGGCGTTCTGCTCCAAGCCCATGTTCCTCTCCGACCTGCGCGAGACCCTGATGAGCGCCCTCGGCCAGAAACGAACGGATGCCGCGCAGGAGCTTCTGCCCGAAAAACAGGAAAACTTCAAGGGCCGCACCATCCTGCTGGTGGAGGACAACGAGCTGAACCGCGAGATCGCGCTGGAAATTCTGCGCGAGTACGGCTTCCAGGTCGATACGGCCGAAAACGGCGCGGTGGCGGTGGAAAAAGTCCGCACCAGCGCACCGGGCCGCTACGATCTGGTGCTGATGGATGTGCAGATGCCGGTCATGGACGGCTACACCGCCACCCGGCAGATCCGCGCTTTGGAGGACCCGGCGCTGGCCGGGATCCCCATCCTCGCCATGACGGCCAACGCCTTTGACGAAGACCGCCGCAACGCGCTGGCAAGCGGCATGAACGGCTTTTTGTCCAAGCCGATCATCGTCGGCGACCTGGTGCAGGAGCTGCGCAAGATCTTATAA
- a CDS encoding ABC transporter substrate-binding protein has protein sequence MKKNTLRSLFALLTALVMAVCLLTGCGAADTEPVEAQEDAETIQVYLWTAALYDTYAPYIQAQLPDVNIEFIVGNNDLDFYKFLQQNGGLPDIITCCRFSLHDAAPLKDSLMDLSTTNEAGAVYNTYLNSFKNEDGSVNWLPVCADAHGFVVNRSLFAQYDIPLPTDYASFVSACQAFEKVGIRGFTADYAYDYTCMETLQGLSAAELTTVDGRKWRTAYSDPANTTRVGLDDAIWPGAFERMAQFIQDTHLTADDLAQTYDDVMDLFRNREVAMYFGSSAGVKMFQDEGIDTTFLPFFSQNGEQWIMTTPYFQVALNRDLEQDTARREKAMKVLDVMLSEEAQNRIVSEGQDILSYSQDVPLRLTDTMKNVRSVVEENHLYIRIASNDFFAISQDVVSKMIAGEYTAKQAYQAFNAQLLADEEPAADEVVLTSEKRYSNVFHANGGIASFSVMANTLRGVYGTDVLLATANSFTGSVLQADYTEKMAASMIMPNGLMSRQRTMTGAELKETVRAFVEGCEGGFVPFNRGSLPVVSGIAVEVKEAGGSYTLTGITRNGQPLRDDDTVTVTCLATASQMAALLADECGTSAGEDTWVKYTWREALSGGGVVLAEPEHYMTLR, from the coding sequence ATGAAGAAGAACACACTGCGCAGCCTGTTTGCCCTGCTGACCGCCCTGGTGATGGCAGTCTGTCTGCTGACCGGCTGCGGCGCAGCGGACACCGAGCCGGTGGAAGCACAGGAAGACGCCGAGACCATTCAGGTGTATCTGTGGACTGCCGCCCTGTACGACACCTACGCCCCCTACATCCAGGCCCAGCTGCCGGACGTGAACATTGAGTTCATCGTCGGCAACAACGATCTGGATTTTTACAAATTTTTGCAGCAGAACGGCGGTCTGCCGGATATCATCACCTGCTGCCGCTTCTCACTGCACGATGCAGCGCCCCTGAAGGACAGCCTGATGGATCTTTCCACCACCAACGAGGCGGGTGCCGTCTACAACACCTACCTCAACAGCTTCAAAAATGAGGACGGCAGCGTGAACTGGCTGCCGGTGTGCGCCGACGCCCACGGCTTCGTGGTCAACCGCAGCCTGTTTGCGCAGTACGACATCCCGCTGCCCACCGATTACGCGAGCTTCGTTTCGGCCTGTCAGGCATTTGAGAAGGTGGGTATCCGCGGCTTTACCGCCGATTACGCCTACGATTACACCTGCATGGAAACGCTGCAGGGGCTTTCTGCTGCCGAGCTGACCACGGTGGACGGGCGCAAGTGGCGCACCGCTTACAGCGACCCCGCCAACACCACGCGGGTCGGGCTGGACGATGCCATCTGGCCGGGTGCCTTCGAGCGGATGGCACAGTTCATCCAGGATACCCACCTTACGGCAGACGACCTTGCGCAGACTTACGATGACGTGATGGACCTGTTCCGGAACAGGGAGGTCGCCATGTACTTTGGCAGCTCTGCCGGCGTGAAGATGTTCCAGGATGAGGGCATCGACACCACCTTCCTACCCTTCTTCAGCCAGAACGGCGAACAGTGGATCATGACCACTCCCTATTTCCAGGTGGCGCTGAACCGTGACCTGGAGCAGGACACGGCCCGCCGCGAAAAAGCCATGAAGGTGCTGGACGTCATGCTCTCCGAGGAGGCACAGAACCGGATCGTCTCGGAAGGGCAGGACATTCTGAGCTACAGCCAGGACGTCCCCCTGCGCCTGACCGATACCATGAAGAACGTCCGCTCTGTGGTGGAAGAGAACCACCTGTACATCCGCATCGCCTCCAACGATTTCTTTGCCATCTCCCAGGATGTGGTCTCTAAAATGATCGCGGGCGAGTATACGGCAAAACAGGCGTATCAGGCGTTCAATGCCCAGCTTCTTGCGGACGAGGAGCCTGCTGCGGACGAGGTCGTGCTGACCTCTGAGAAACGCTATTCCAACGTGTTCCACGCAAACGGCGGCATCGCCTCCTTCTCCGTCATGGCAAACACCCTGCGCGGCGTTTACGGCACCGATGTGCTGCTTGCCACTGCAAACAGCTTTACCGGCAGCGTGCTGCAGGCTGACTATACCGAAAAGATGGCGGCTTCCATGATCATGCCCAACGGTCTGATGTCCCGCCAGCGCACCATGACCGGCGCAGAGCTGAAGGAGACCGTCCGTGCCTTTGTGGAAGGCTGCGAGGGCGGCTTTGTGCCCTTCAACCGTGGTTCTCTGCCGGTGGTCAGCGGCATTGCCGTGGAGGTAAAAGAGGCAGGCGGCAGCTATACCCTGACCGGCATCACCCGGAACGGCCAGCCGCTGCGGGATGACGACACCGTGACCGTGACCTGCCTGGCCACGGCCAGCCAGATGGCAGCGCTGCTTGCGGACGAATGCGGCACGTCTGCGGGCGAAGATACATGGGTAAAATATACATGGCGCGAGGCTCTCTCCGGCGGCGGCGTGGTGCTTGCAGAGCCGGAACACTACATGACACTGAGGTGA
- a CDS encoding AI-2E family transporter, with protein sequence MDSNTKRSLLVTVVGVTLFVALLRFSDVLAFAARLVDLALPILAGGILALFINVPMTGLEKRLKQLFRKAGKQPPDKTLRLLSFFITLVGIVLVLVLALTLLVPELVKSFHSLYLQIESNIPRWTAYLSAQDADMGWLMHWLEGINWEQLLHKAADSIDKVLVNAVGAVSATVNVIVTASFALIISVYLSLGTESLGRQAHTLVCAYLKPRHAAGLLRFCRLFRQSFANFLTGQCSEAVILGVLMAFAFSVFQLPYGSLVGMLTAICAIIPYVGALISCVVSVVLVLLVDPMLAVRCLIVYLAVQFIENQFIYPRVVGKSVGLSPLYTLIAAMIGGNLFGILGIIFFIPLTAVVIELVKEDACRRLQANGNQS encoded by the coding sequence ATGGATTCGAACACCAAACGCTCTCTGCTCGTCACCGTTGTGGGGGTAACACTTTTTGTTGCACTGCTGCGGTTTTCGGATGTGCTCGCCTTTGCGGCACGTCTTGTGGATCTGGCGCTGCCCATACTGGCGGGCGGCATCCTGGCACTTTTCATCAACGTGCCCATGACCGGGCTGGAAAAGCGGCTGAAGCAGCTGTTCCGCAAGGCCGGAAAGCAGCCGCCGGACAAGACCCTTCGTCTCCTCAGCTTTTTCATCACGCTGGTCGGCATCGTGCTGGTGCTGGTGCTTGCGCTGACCCTGCTGGTGCCGGAACTGGTCAAATCGTTCCACAGCCTTTATCTGCAGATCGAGTCGAACATCCCCCGCTGGACCGCCTACCTCAGCGCACAGGACGCCGACATGGGCTGGCTGATGCACTGGCTGGAGGGCATCAACTGGGAGCAGCTGCTCCACAAAGCCGCCGACAGCATCGACAAGGTGCTGGTCAATGCGGTAGGTGCCGTATCCGCCACGGTGAACGTCATCGTGACGGCCTCCTTCGCCCTCATCATCTCCGTCTATCTGTCGCTTGGGACGGAGAGCCTTGGCCGACAGGCCCATACGCTGGTGTGCGCGTATCTGAAGCCCCGCCACGCCGCCGGGCTGCTCCGGTTCTGCCGGCTGTTCCGGCAGTCCTTCGCCAATTTCCTGACCGGCCAGTGCAGCGAGGCGGTGATCCTCGGCGTTCTCATGGCCTTTGCCTTCTCCGTTTTCCAGCTCCCCTACGGCAGTCTGGTGGGGATGCTGACCGCCATCTGTGCCATCATCCCCTATGTGGGTGCCCTCATCTCCTGCGTGGTCAGCGTGGTCCTTGTGCTGCTGGTGGACCCGATGCTGGCGGTGCGCTGCCTCATCGTTTACCTCGCGGTGCAGTTCATCGAGAACCAGTTCATCTACCCCCGTGTCGTGGGCAAATCCGTCGGGCTTTCGCCGCTCTACACCCTGATCGCCGCCATGATCGGCGGCAACCTCTTCGGCATCCTCGGCATCATCTTCTTCATCCCGCTGACGGCGGTGGTCATCGAGCTTGTGAAAGAGGACGCCTGCCGACGCCTGCAAGCCAACGGGAACCAATCATGA